In a genomic window of Phaeodactylum tricornutum CCAP 1055/1 chromosome 6, whole genome shotgun sequence:
- a CDS encoding predicted protein translates to MAAERVAEIQVCQNKDCCKRWQQSYPSTTLPDILRDLLEPSCFVDVKTTGCLSQCDKGPNIVFKARGKQKLVQGLDSISLLIEALEKEFGKGIVPPKLIAACRVLGKAHEASSFDEKHRFLNSVVSVLEGEPELAQSSALARALVSRAQARYEDQHTEEALGDALRATSMKSTSWNALSWRMVADCYKTLGKPDEAIAALREWGSCEPAFRSKVNREIQELRRLL, encoded by the exons ATGGCTGCTGAGCGTGTAGCAGAAATTCAAGTTTGCCAAAACAAGGACTGTTGCAAACGATGGCAGCAATCGTATCCCTCTACTACCCTCCCCGATATTTTGCGCGATCTACTCGAGCCGTCTTGCTTTGTTGATGTTAAAACCACCGGTTGCCTTTCGCAATGTGACAAGGGCCCCAACATAGTTTTCAAAGCGAGGGGAAAACAAAAGCTGGTGCAAGGACTGGATAGCATTTCCTTGCTTATCGAAGCactggaaaaggaatttggaaaaggcaTCGTCCCTCCCAAGCTGATCGCCGCTTGCAGGGTTCTGGGCAAGGCCCACGAAG CTTCGTCCTTTGATGAAAAACACCGCTTTCTGAACTCGGTCGTTTCTGTTTTGGAGGGCGAACCCGAGTTGGCGCAGTCGTCCGCGCTGGCGAGGGCGTTGGTATCGAGAGCGCAGGCTCGATACGAAGACCAGCATACAGAGGAGGCCCTGGGGGATGCCTTGCGAGCGACCAGTATGAAATCGACGAGCTGGAACGCTCTGTCGTGGAGAATGGTAGCAGATTGTTACAAGACGCTCGGAAAGCCTGACGAGGCTATTGCTGCCTTGCGCGAATGGGGATCCTGCGAGCCTGCCTTTCGCAGTAAGGTGAATCGGGAAATACAAGAATTGCGACGTCTACTGTGA
- a CDS encoding predicted protein, which translates to QAPRMALAAEFKRASPSKGDIATHLNAGEQAVKYTKAGGANIISVLTESHWFKGSLDDMTQARLETSKGVSDDSRPAILRKDFVINEYMIAEAAAKGADTVLLIVAVLPQHVLTRLIGFSRSLGMEPLVEVHADTELDVAIKAGAKVIGVNNRNLHTFQMDLGTSERVAREL; encoded by the coding sequence CAAGCTCCTCGGATGGCGTTGGCGGCAGAGTTTAAACGGGCGTCGCCGAGCAAGGGTGACATTGCTACCCATCTGAATGCCGGTGAGCAAGCCGTCAAGTATACCAAAGCAGGGGGAGCCAATATCATTTCTGTATTGACCGAGTCCCACTGGTTTAAAGGGAGTCTGGACGACATGACACAAGCCAGACTCGAAACATCTAAAGGAGTTTCCGATGACTCACGCCCGGCTATTTTACGCAAAGATTTCGTGATCAACGAATACATGATTGCGGAGGCGGCCGCAAAAGGTGCCGATACTGTCCTGTTGATCGTCGCTGTTCTACCACAACACGTACTCACTCGATTAATCGGGTTTTCTCGTTCCCTCGGGATGGAGCCACTAGTCGAAGTCCACGCGGATACCGAACTTGATGTGGCCATCAAAGCCGGTGCCAAGGTTATCGGAGTGAACAATCGCAATTTGCACACCTTCCAAATGGATTTGGGGACATCTGAGCGTGTGGCTAGAGAGCTT
- a CDS encoding predicted protein yields MKATHLVPSLLLIAGLSGQQHLVTAGLFGPSQPRCDAPCVAGDESIMSPKEHGTSHVPVQSNLRWQCDRKVADRICNYNRHYAEYSGYWETTTFLSDPSTQDASEEKPVTFYDSNTGNPLFTAPVGRSWREFLIESRYHGWPSFRDAEVHWETVRMLPNGETVSIDGTHLGHNLPDRSGPRYCINLVSIAGNPSTDTE; encoded by the coding sequence ATGAAAGCAACGCATCTGGTTCCGTCCCTACTGCTCATCGCAGGGCTCTCGGGACAACAACACCTAGTGACGGCTGGTCTCTTTGGTCCTTCGCAGCCCCGTTGCGACGCCCCGTGTGTTGCGGGCGACGAATCCATCATGTCCCCGAAAGAGCACGGCACATCTCACGTTCCGGTCCAATCCAATTTGCGTTGGCAGTGCGATCGTAAAGTCGCCGACCGCATTTGCAACTACAATCGACACTACGCCGAATATTCCGGTTACTGGGAAACCACGACATTCTTGTCGGACCCTAGCACGCAAGACGCTTCGGAAGAAAAGCCCGTCACGTTTTACGACAGCAACACGGGCAACCCCTTGTTCACAGCACCGGTGGGTAGGTCGTGGAGGGAATTTTTGATCGAGTCCCGGTATCACGGATGGCCTAGCTTTCGGGATGCCGAAGTACACTGGGAAACCGTTCGGATGTTGCCGAATGGAGAAACAGTCAGTATCGATGGAACCCACCTAGGTCATAACTTGCCGGATCGGTCTGGACCGCGATATTGTATCAATCTGGTCTCCATTGCCGGAAATCCTAGCACTGATACAGAGTGA
- a CDS encoding predicted protein has product MRINFLRFLLTGTASIAVTATSSSSSNKSIVVRIRLPDGSIERLAVPGDRLDTLTLQDALAPLHQSTKETSILHKKNPADASRTLRDLEIEHGSLLTLLSNNADQLPQSKAGLQKRAPPSIPREKRYDPFPDLAKDYESAKRASARRRNAGSGLSYGDLAHLQSSLHVVEPQPEGPLKRVYMCRYAAERFQSNCVGGKAQEFQNRVGLLLGTTQRERVNTKPKTRTSLSSPLTDSDYCEVAKVHAIWEPPQNSQPGTAYDGKALRKIPSNVLRIAAHLGLKPVGWIFTYSDDRHKDQDALPVWSKDVQHGAQLQAFNMQRTDRAEGARFATLAMDAKVGTTEAFQLSDVAVQIVAEDMLLIQNGKKDVDGGGRYVTTSHAILVDGQETTTLDCVLCLVNTALLSHEGSFSGGSAVAAVKKKDGGLTSKTRKAILAYIDGSDDAALLEILSNFAVLLALDEPLGEADSSRLCETVRKWARGQRQGTRIHDGTKQRLHAILNH; this is encoded by the coding sequence ATGAGGATAAATTTTTTACGCTTTTTGTTGACGGGTACTGCAAGTATAGCAGTGACAGccacttcttcgtcgtcttcgaacaAGTCCATTGTTGTGCGCATCCGGCTACCCGACGGATCGATCGAACGACTAGCCGTGCCGGGAGATCGGCTCGACACCCTAACACTTCAAGATGCTCTCGCTCCGCTGCACCAGTCCACCAAAGAAACCTCTATTTTACACAAAAAGAATCCAGCCGATGCGTCACGAACCCTACGAGACTTGGAAATTGAACACGGATCACTCCTGACTCTCCTATCCAACAATGCTGACCAATTGCCACAGTCCAAGGCCGGCCTCCAAAAAAGAGCCCCACCATCGATACCCCGGGAAAAGCGGTACGATCCTTTTCCCGATCTGGCCAAAGACTACGAATCCGCGAAGCGTGCTTCCGCCCGTCGACGTAACGCCGGCAGTGGTTTGAGTTACGGCGACCTCGCTCATTTGCAATCGTCGTTGCACGTGGTAGAACCGCAACCGGAAGGACCGCTAAAACGAGTTTATATGTGTCGGTATGCCGCGGAGCGCTTTCAGTCCAACTGTGTCGGGGGGAAAGCGCAAGAATTTCAGAATCGGGTCGGCTTGCTGCTGGGAACAACTCAACGCGAAAGAGTAAATACCAAACCCAAAACCCGAACGTCCCTTTCCAGCCCACTCACAGACTCCGATTACTGTGAAGTCGCAAAAGTCCATGCTATTTGGGAACCGCCACAAAATAGCCAACCTGGAACAGCATACGATGGAAAAGCTTTGCGTAAAATACCGTCGAACGTGCTACGCATAGCGGCTCATTTAGGCTTAAAGCCCGTCGGCTGGATTTTTACCTACAGCGATGATCGCCACAAAGACCAAGATGCGTTACCTGTATGGTCGAAGGATGTCCAACATGGTGCTCAGCTCCAAGCTTTCAACATGCAACGAACCGATCGGGCAGAAGGTGCTCGGTTTGCCACACTGGCAATGGATGCCAAGGTTGGAACGACCGAAGCCTTTCAGCTGTCAGATGTGGCCGTCCAAATAGTCGCGGAGGATATGCTGCTTATTCAGAATGGAAAGAAGGATGTTGATGGAGGAGGGCGCTACGTCACGACAAGTCACGCCATTCTGGTTGACGGCCAGGAAACCACCACGTTGGATTGTGTCTTGTGTCTAGTAAATACAGCGTTACTATCCCATGAAGGTTCCTTTTCCGGTGGGTccgccgtggcggcggtCAAGAAAAAGGATGGAGGTCTGACGAGCAAAACGCGCAAGGCCATTCTGGCTTATATAGACGGTAGCGATGACGCCGCCTTGCTGGAGATTTTGAGTAACTTCGCGGTATTGTTGGCCCTGGATGAACCTCTAGGCGAAGCCGATTCATCCAGATTGTGCGAAACAGTTCGGAAATGGGCTCGGggacaacgacaaggaaCGCGTATCCACGATGGTACCAAGCAACGATTACACGCGATTCTCAATCACTAA